CCGTCCAAGCGTGGCGTGGCTCCGCCGTCCCCTACGGTCGTCGGGTGCCACGACAAGCCGTGCCTGCCCGCCACGAGACCTCTGCCCCGACGGACGAGCCGGACCCGGCCGCCCGCACCGAGGGCGCGCTCGACCGCGTCCGCTCCGAGCTGGCCCGGTGGACGGCGCCCGACGCGCGGCAGGAGCGCCTCCGTGCGGACTACCTGGCCCACGTGCGCGCCCACGGGACGGCGGCCCTCACCAAGGGCGGCCATCCGGCGCACCTCACCGCCAGCTGCGTGGTGCTGTCGGAGGACCTCGCCGAGACGCTGCTCTGCTTCCACCGGAAGGGCCAGTTCTGGGTGCAGCTCGGCGGGCACCTCGAGGCGTCGGACCGTTCGCTCCTCGACGCCGCGCGTCGGGAGGCGCGCGAGGAGAGCGGGGCGATGACGGTCCAGATCCTCGGCGAGGCCCCCTTCGACCTCGACCGCCACGCGCTCTCGGGCGGCTGGACGTGCGCGGAGCACCTCGACGTCGGGTTCGTGGCGGTGGTGCCGCGCGCCGCCGCCGTCGCGGCGAGCGACGAGAGCGAGGCTGTGGCCTGGTGGCCGGTCAGCGCGCTGCCCGCGGACTCGGTCTCCGGGCTCGCCGACCGGGTGAGCCGGGCCCGCCGTCACGCCGCCATGTGACCGGTTGAGCAGCCGGGCGCTCCACCTCGGGCGCCGCCAGGACGCGCACGTGGAGTGAGCGGGCGGGCGAGGGGACGATGCTCCCCCTGCCGTCCGGCGGGCCCGCGCCTACCGTGGACGGATGGCGATGCTCGCGTCCGCACTCGCGCAGGCCGCGTCGACGCGCACCGGGCACGCGTGCGAGGAGGGCGCCGGGTTCCTGCACGAGCCCGTCTCCGCCGTGACGAGCCTGGCCTTCGTCGTCGCGGGGGGACTCGTCATCATCGACGGCCTGCGCGCCGCACGGGCGGGGAACAGCCCTCCGGGCGCGCACCCGGGAACGGTCGCCTACGCGGCGCTCGTCGCGGGCATCGGGGTGGGCTCGGTGATCCAGCACGGCCCCGACCCGGCCTGGTCTGACGTCGCCCACGACCTGCCGCTGGTCGCCACGCTCGCGTTCGTCGCCGCCGACTCCGCAGCCGCCCTCGCCGGCAGGCGCCGCGCGTGGTGGTGGTGGGCCGCGCCGAGCATCGCGCTCGTCCCCGTCATGGCCGCGGCGCCCGAGGCCGCCGACGCCGCGCAGGCCGGCATCGCGACAGCAGCGGTGGCGCTGACACTCGCCCGGGCCTGCGCGACCCCGCGCCTGCGGCGACGCATCACGGCGAGCATGGGCGTGCTCGGGATCGGCGCCGCGATCGGCGCCCTCACCCGTGCGGGCGGTCCCTGGTGCGTGCCGGAGAGCGTGTGGCAAGGGCACGGAGCGTGGCACGTGCTGGCGGCGGCCGCGCTCGTGGTGCTCGCCCCCGTGATCGGCGATCCGGGAGGGCCCGGGCCCACGGGCGATCAGCAGGGGGTTGAGGCCTCCCCCGCGCGCTGGTGGCCCGCCTGACGCGCTGCGGCCTCGATGCGCGCTCGGTGCTCCGCCCAGCCGTCAGCGCCTCGGTCGGCGATGTTCGGGTCCCCCGCGCGCATCCCGGCGGCGCCGTCGATGAGCTCGCGGATGATGTCGGCGTGGCCTGCGTGACGGGCAGTCTCCACAGCCATGTGCACCAGGATCTGGTGCAGCGTGACCCTCCGGCGGTCCGGGCCCCACCATGGCACCTCGCCCACGGTGTCGATGGGCAGTGCGCGGATGGTCGCGTCGCTGTGCTCGGCCGAGTAGTGGTGCAGGTCGATGATCTCGGCCCGGGTCTCCTCGGCCGTGGCCCACATGTCCGCCTCCGGAGCCGCGTCCTGCGCGAACCACGGCAGCAGCCGGTCGGCGGGACGCCCGAACACCTCTCCGAAGTACCCGATCTGCACGCTCGCCACATGCTTCACGAGGCCGAGCAGGTTGGTGCCCGTGGGGGTCATGGGCCGGCGCGCGTCGTACTCGCCGAGCCCGTCGAGCTTGCCGAGCAGGTCGGCGCGCCGCGCCTGCAGCACCGTGAGCAGGGTCTCCTTGGGGTCCATCGCGCCACTATGACGCGAGGCGGTGACATCCGCCTCGCGCCATAGCGACGGCTACTGCCGGGTGAGGTCCACCCCGGCCTGGGCGGCGAAGTCCTCGATCAGGCGGCGTCCTTGCGCATCAGCCGCAGCGCGGATGGCCGACAGCACGACGTTCGGCCGCGAGGCGCTGTTCAGGGTGTTCGGGTTCGAGGACTTCACCGCGGGCTTCACCGACAGCACGCTCGACCCCATCCGGGCCGCACGGTTACCCATCCCGCTCATCCGGGCCACCGTCCCGTCCGTGTGAGCCGCGGGCGGCCGGCCCCTCCCCGTCCCGCGCCGGTAGCCGCCGTCGCGCGACCACGTCCCGCGCCCTGGCCACGACCGGCTCAATCCGCGCGGCATGGGCCCCGCGCCAGTACACGTGGCCGCAGTCCACGCACCGCCCGAAGTCGCGATAGCTCCGCGCCGTCCCCTCCCGCACCTCGGCGGCGACGTCCAGCGCCGCCACCAGCGCGAGCACTCCCCCGCACGCCGTGCACCGTGTCCACGGGGCGAGCGGCGGAGCGAACCGGTCGAGCACGTCGTCGAGCTGCTCGTCGGCGGAGGAGCCGCGCACCAGTGCGCCGTGCGGCAGGCTCCGGCGACGCAGCAGGCCGCGGTCCTGGGTGAGCAGCACCCGGCCCTCGGCGGCGGCGATCCGGGCCAGCGCGGGGTCGTCGGCCTCCGGGCGGTAGGCCGCGTCGAGCCCGAGAAGCCGCAGCCGACGGGTCAAGGACCCGAGGTGCACGTCCAGCAGGAAGCGGGGTGGTGACGACCCTGTCGCCTGGGGACGCCTGACGGGCTCGACCCGGAGAACGCCGTCATCGGCCCGGGCGGACGCCGCGACCGTGGCTCCGTCCACCGTGAGCGCCCCGACCTCCGTGAGGGGGACGCCCACGGACTCGACCACGTGCCCCCACGTGTCGGTGTCTGCGGCGCCCGCCGTGAAGCCCTCACCCCGGTGGCGCGGCGTCAGCAGGAACCGCAGCGCCGGGTCGATGCGCAGCCGGACAACTCGCACCCTCCCAGGGTGCTCGCTCCGCCGGGCCGGCGCCCGCCCCGCATGCCTGCGGCCGACCGTCATGTCAGGCTCGAGGTGGCAGATGGGGGACGACATGGACATCGCTGACGTCATGTCCTGGGCTACTCGGTACGAGGACGCATGGCGCGGTCAGGACGTCGCCGCCGTCGAGGACCTGTTCACCGAGCAGGCGGTCTACCGGCGCGGCGCGTACGACGACGAGGGCCTGCGCGGGCACGCCGCCATCGCCGAGTTCTGGCCGGATCCCGCCCCGTTCACCATGCGCGCGGAGCCTGTCGCCGTCGCGCCGCCCACGGCGGTGCTCCGCGTCGAGGTGCAGTACCTCGGCGACGTCGGCGACCAGCCCCGTGAATTCCGCGACCTGTGGGTGGTGCGGTTCGCGCCCGATGGGCGGGCCGAGCACTTCGAGGAGTGGGCGCACTGGCCCGGCCTGGACTACGGCGGCGCCGCCTCGGACTGAGCGCCGCGTCAGCCACGAGGCCAGGATGGCAGGGTGCTCCTCGTCGACGTCGCCACCACCTCCGCCAGCCTGGCGGCCACACGGTCCCGCCTCGCCAAGCGCGCACTGCTCGTGGACATGCTGCGCCGCGCGCATCCGGCCGAGGCGCCGGTGGTCGCCCGGTACCTCGGGGGCGAGCTCCGGCAACGACGGACCGGCCTGGGCTGGCGCTCGCTCGCCACGATGCCTGAGCCGGCCGCGGTCCCGTCCCTCGACGTCCTGGCGGTCGACGCCATGTTCGAGCAGATGTCCATGCTCGCGGGGCCCGGGTCGTCCACCGCGCGGATGGCGCTGGCCGCCGACCTGTTCGGCGCCGCCACCGAGGTCGAGCAGCGCCTGTTGCGCGGGCTCGTGGCGGGCGATCTGCGCCAGGGCGCGCTCGACGCCCTTCTGCTGGACGCGGTGGCGGAGGCGGCGGGTGTGCCGCTGGCAGTGGTCCGCCGCGCCGCGATGCTCGCCGGCGCCACGGAGCCGGTGGCATCGGCCGCGCTCGGGGCCCGCTCCCCCGACGAGGCGCAGGCGGCCCTCGAGGCGTTCGGCCTCACGGTGGGGCGGCCCGTGCGCCCGATGCTGGCGGCCTCGGCCCCCGACGTGGCCACCGCCATGGCGGGGTTCGCCGGACGAGAGGTGGTCGTCGACGCGAAGCTCGACGGCATCCGCGTGCAGGCGCACCGCGACGGTGACGACGTGCGCGTCTACACCCGGAGCCTCGACGACGTCACCGCGCGCGTGCCCGAGCTGGTCGCGGTGGTGCGCAGCCTGCCCGTCCGCACCGCGGTGCTGGACGGCGAGGCGCTCGCCCTCGACGCGGCAGGCCTGCCCCGGCCGTTCCAGGAGACCTCTGCGCGCAGCGCCACGCGCGACGTCGAGCTGGCGGCTGCGACGACCCTCGCCCCGTTCTTCTTCGACCTGCTGCACGTCGATGGGCACGACCTCATGGACGCGCCGCTGCGCGCACGGCTGGCCGCGCTCGACGCCGTGGCGGGGCCGCACGTCGTCGAGCGGGTCGTCACCCACGATGCGGATGCCGCCCAGGCCGCCTTCGCGGGATGGGTCGCGGCCGGGCAGGAGGGCGTGCTCATCAAGGACGCCGAGGCGCCCTACGAGGCGGGCCGACGCGGCGGCGCGTGGGTCAAGGTCAAACCCCGGCACACCCTGGACCTGGTGGTGCTCGCGGTCGAGCGCGGCTCAGGGCGGCGCGAGGGCCTGCTGTCGAACATCCACCTCGGCGCCCGGGACCCGGCCGGCGGGTTCGTCATGCTGGGCAAGACGTTCAAGGGCATGACCGACGAGATGCTCGCCTGGCAGACCCGGCGGTTCCGCGAGCTCGAGGTCGCCGACGACGGCTGGACCGTGACGCTGCGCCCCGAGCAGGTCGTCGAGATCGCCTTCGACGGGGTCCAGCGCTCGACCCGCTACCCGGGAGGGCTCGCCCTCCGATTCGCGCGGGTGCTGCGCTACCGGGACGACAAGACAGCCGCCGAGGCCGACACCGTGGAGATGCTCCAGGCGTTGGCCCCGACGGCTTCGCGTTGAGCGGGTGGGGATCGGTCGAGGCGACGGGTCAGGCGAGCGTCGCGGCCAGATCCTCCGACTCCGTGCCGAGGACGGCCGCCTCGACGATCTTGTCGACCACGTCGTCGCTCAGCGACAGGGACAGCGCGAGCTCGGCGAGGACGGGCTGGCGGGCGTTGTTGAGCATCTCCTTCTCCCCAGCGGAGAGCCCTCGCTCCTCCTGGCGCCGGGTGAGGTCGCGCACCACCTCGGCGGTCATGGACAGCTCGCCCACCCGCAGCTTCTCCTGGTTGGCCTTGAACCGGCGCGACCAGTTCGACTCCTGCTCGCCCGAGGGCTCCTGGAGGATGCGCAGCAGCTCGTGGGCCTGGGACTCGGCGTAGACGGGACGCAGCCCGACCTCCTCGGCGGAGTCGAGGGGCACCGCGACCGAGAGGTTCGTGCTGTGCACCTGGAGCTGGACGTACCGCCGGCTCGTGCCCTTGATGATCCGGTCCACCATCTGCGTGATGGTGGCAGGTCCGTGGTGAGGGTGGATGACGGTCTGACCCTCAAAGAGCTGCATCCTGTGCTGTTTCCTTCGCTGTGCGATCGTCGCCGAGCCCGATCGCGCCTCAGGCGTGAGCCCTGAGCGCGTGACCGCTCCCTCCGCCCGACGGCGGCCGCGTGGGGGCGGGCCTGGTGGGGCGTGGGGAGCGCAGAGGTCGATGCGTCCATGCGGATGAGCGCGCCCATCGCTCTGCGAGCCGGCACTTCTATTGTCCCACCCGCTTGCTGCGCGTGAACCCCGTGAGCCCCGTCACAGGCGCGGGCTGCCTGCCTCAGCGTCGGCGGGGACGAGCCGGATGGTCAGCGACGCCTTGTCAGGCCCGGTGACCGTGCCGACGATGGCCGGCCCGTGACGGTCGTACTTCGCGTGGTACGCCCGGTCGATCGCGGGGGCGCCCGACGGCTCGGCGTCCTCGAAGCGGACGTCCCGCTCGACGCCGCCGGCGCGGACGCGTCCCGTGCCGCTGGCCCGGGCCCTGCGGTACCAGGGGTTGTCGGGCCCGTATGCCGAGCGGACGTAGAGCCCGTCCCCCGCCCGCACGACCCACATGATGACCTCGGGGCGCAGGCTTCCGTCCGGGCGCCGTGACGCCAGACGCAGCTCCTCCGCGTCGCCGACCCTGGTCAGCTCGTCCTGCGTCCAGCTCGCCATCGCGCCCTCCGGATCGTCTCGTCGCGTCCGGCGCCGCGCCTCGACCGTGCCGCACCGCGCATCTCCCACTATGCGGCTCTCCGAGCGATCCGGCAGGGAGAGGGGCGCGCCGCCCACCTCGAGCGCGGCGCGCCCCTCTCACCCCCGTGCGGTGCTCAGACGCGCGCGGCGCCCTGCCACACGCTCTCGAATGGCGCGCGACCGGACATGCGCCCCTCGATGCCCGCGGTCACGAAGCTCTTCGCGTGGGCCACGGCGTCTCCCACGTCGGCGCCCTTCGCGAGCTCGGCCGTGATGGCGGCCGCGAGCGTGCAGCCTGCGCCCGAGACGCGCTCCTGGCCGATCTTGGGCGTCGACAGGACGGTGACCTCGTCGCCGTCGACGAGCACGTCGACCGCGTCAGCGCCGGGAAGGTCCACCCCGCCCTTCGCGACGACGTACCGCGGGCCGAGGTCCTGGATGCGGTGGGCCGCCTCGATGAGCTGGTCGACCGTTTCGATGACGTCCATCCCGGAGAGCGTGCGGGCCTCGAACAGGTTCGGGGTGACGACGGTGGCGAGGGGCAGCACCTGCTCGCGCAACGCGTTGTCGGTGTCGAGCGCCGCCCCGGGCTCCTGGCCCTTGCAGATCAGCACCGGGTCGAGGACGACGTGCCGCCACGGCTGACGGCGCAGGCCCTCGGCGACGACCTCGATGGTCGCCGGCGTGCCCAGCATGCCGATCTTGACGACGTCCAGCTCGTAGGCGGCGGTCGCGGCCTCCATCTGCGCGGCGATGACCTCGGCGGGCACCGGGAAGAAGCGGTGCCCCCAGCCGTTCGCCGGGTCGAACGAGACGATGCAGGTCACCGTCCCGAGGCCGTAGACCCCCAGTTCCTGGAAGGTCTTGAGGTCCACCTGCAAACCGGCGCCGCCCGTCGCCTCCGATCCGGCGATCACGTACGCGAGGTCGGCCACGGTGGGGCTCTTGTCGTTGTCGTGCATAGGAAGAGCCTCCCACGCCGGGGGGTGCTCGGCGCCGCCTTCTGCCGCGGTCGTGGCGAGGCTGGACGCGTCGCTGGCCGTGGCCGTCATCGCGGTCACCGTCGCGTCATGACCCGGCGGGCTCCACCCGCGCGTCGGGGCGCCCCTGCGCCGGGCGCCCCACCCGAGGCATGGCGAGCGCGACCACGGCGATCGCCAGCGCCGCCACCGCCACCGCGACGAACACGGCCGTCGCCGCGCCGCCGAACGCCTGCGGGTCGGCCGTCGCCTCCACGCCCCGCATCCGCGCGTTGACCAGCGCCCCGAGTGCCGCGACGCCCACGGCGCTGCCCATCGACCGGGCGAACATGTTCGCCCCCGTGACGACGCCCCGCTCCCCCCAGCCCACGCTCGACTGCGCCGCGATCAGGCTGGGCGCGGCGACGAGCCCCAGGCCCAGCCCCAGCACGAAGCACGAGAGGGCCACAGCCAGGACGGACGGGCTCGTCGACGTGGCCGCGAGCGCGCCGGCGCCCAGCACGGTGATCGCGCTGCCGATCATCACCGTGGAGCGGAACCCCCAACGCAGGTACAGCCGCCCGGCTTGGGAGGCAGAGATCGGCCAGCCGATGGTCAGGGTCGCGAGCGCGAGGCCGGAGGCCAGCGGCGACGAGCCGACCAGCGCCTCCAGGAATGTGGGCACGTAGGTGGTCACGCCCATCAGCACCACGCCGACGCCCACGGCGATCAGAGCAGTCGTCGCCAAGAGCCGGCGCGAGAAAACCCAGGGGGCCAGCACCGGCTCTGCGGCGCGCCGCTCGACCAGCACGAACACGACGAGCAAGACGAGCCCCGCCCCGAGCGTGCCGACGCCCTGCGGCGAGTCCCACGCCCAGGCGTGGCCGCCCTCGAGCAGCGCCAGGATGATCAGGGTGGTCGAGGCGGTGAGCAGCACGCCGCCCGCCCAGTCGATCCGGTGCGTGCGGCTCGGCACGGTCTCGTGGAACCGCCGCAGCAGCAGCCAGCCGGCGGCGACGCTCAACGGGACGTTGACGAAGAAGATCCAGTTCCAGGTGAGGAACTCGGAGAACACCCCGCCCAGCGTCGGCCCCACGACGGCCGAGACCGCCCAGACGCTCGCGAGGTACCCCTGCACCTTGGCGCGCTCGGCCAGGGTGTAGATGTCGCCCACGATGGTGATGGCCATGGGCTGGACGGCGCCCGCCCCGAGCCCTTGGACGGCTCGGAACGCGATGAGCGCGGGCATCGACCACGCGAGCCCGCACAGCACGGAGCCCAGCAGGAACAGCCCGACGCCGATGAGGATGATCGGCTTGCGGCCCACGGTGTCCGCGAGCTTGGAGTAGATCGGCACGCTCACGGCCTGGGTGAGCAGGTAGACCGAGAACAGCCACGGGAAGCTGGAGAACCCGCCGAGGTCGGCGACGATCGTCGGGACGGCCGTGGCGAGGATCGTGGAGTCGATCGCCACGAGCCCGGTGGTGACCATGATCGCGATGAGCACGGGGCCGCGCTCGGAGCGGAAGCCGATCGCGGCCGTGGCGGGGGAAGCGGTGCTCAGGGGTCTGGCCTCTCTCGATGTCCTGGGGTCGGCGCGTCGGATCGGCTCATCGCGACGCGAGCCCGACGGCCGTCTGCCGCAGGCCTCCCCCAGGCCCAGCCGTTCTGGGTCGGTCGTTGCACCATAGGACGCCGCGTGCGGCTGCCGCTCTGGTCGAGCGCGCCGACGCCGGCTCACCGCTGGACCGAGACGGACATCCCTGACATATTCGACAGAACTGATGCGCCGGGTGGACTCGACGAGGAGCAGCCCATGATCGCCTCGACAGCACAGCTCTGCGAGCACGGCCGCGCCCACGGCTACGCGGTCGCAGCCGTGAACATCCTGGACGACCTGAGCCTGCGCGCCGCGATCGACGCGGCCGTCGCCCGGTCGTCGCCCCTCATCGTGCAGGTCTCGGTGAAGACGGTCCGGTCGATCGGCGTCAAGCTCCTCACCACCATGTTCCGGCTGGCGGCGGGCGACGTGCGGGTCCCGGTGGCGCTGCACCTGGACCACTGCCCGGACCGCGGCGTCATCTCGGCGGTGGTGGCGGCTGGATGGTCCTCGGTGCTGTTCGACGCCTCTGACCGCGACCTCGACCAGGCCGAGCTCGAGACCACCGAGGTGGTGCTCGAGGCGCACCGGGCGGGCTGCGACGTGGAGTCGGAGATCGAGAACATCGTGGGGGTCGAGGACGACATCGGCTCGGACGAGTCGGCGCACGCCTACTCGGTCCGGACGCTGGCCGAGGTGGCCGCGCGCACGGGCGTCGACCTGCTCGCGCCGCAGCTCGGCACCGCCCACGGCCTGTACTCGAGCGCCCCTGTGCTGCTGCCTGATCGGGCGCGCCAGCTCGCCGCGCTGACGGACCTGCCGATCGTGCTGCACGGCGGCACAGGGCTCACGGACGGCGACTTCCGCGCCTTCATCGACGC
The sequence above is a segment of the Cellulomonas chengniuliangii genome. Coding sequences within it:
- a CDS encoding NUDIX hydrolase yields the protein MPRQAVPARHETSAPTDEPDPAARTEGALDRVRSELARWTAPDARQERLRADYLAHVRAHGTAALTKGGHPAHLTASCVVLSEDLAETLLCFHRKGQFWVQLGGHLEASDRSLLDAARREAREESGAMTVQILGEAPFDLDRHALSGGWTCAEHLDVGFVAVVPRAAAVAASDESEAVAWWPVSALPADSVSGLADRVSRARRHAAM
- a CDS encoding DinB family protein, giving the protein MDPKETLLTVLQARRADLLGKLDGLGEYDARRPMTPTGTNLLGLVKHVASVQIGYFGEVFGRPADRLLPWFAQDAAPEADMWATAEETRAEIIDLHHYSAEHSDATIRALPIDTVGEVPWWGPDRRRVTLHQILVHMAVETARHAGHADIIRELIDGAAGMRAGDPNIADRGADGWAEHRARIEAAARQAGHQRAGEASTPC
- a CDS encoding Mut7-C ubiquitin/RNAse domain-containing protein, producing MRVVRLRIDPALRFLLTPRHRGEGFTAGAADTDTWGHVVESVGVPLTEVGALTVDGATVAASARADDGVLRVEPVRRPQATGSSPPRFLLDVHLGSLTRRLRLLGLDAAYRPEADDPALARIAAAEGRVLLTQDRGLLRRRSLPHGALVRGSSADEQLDDVLDRFAPPLAPWTRCTACGGVLALVAALDVAAEVREGTARSYRDFGRCVDCGHVYWRGAHAARIEPVVARARDVVARRRLPARDGEGPAARGSHGRDGGPDERDG
- a CDS encoding nuclear transport factor 2 family protein; translation: MDIADVMSWATRYEDAWRGQDVAAVEDLFTEQAVYRRGAYDDEGLRGHAAIAEFWPDPAPFTMRAEPVAVAPPTAVLRVEVQYLGDVGDQPREFRDLWVVRFAPDGRAEHFEEWAHWPGLDYGGAASD
- a CDS encoding ATP-dependent DNA ligase; translation: MLLVDVATTSASLAATRSRLAKRALLVDMLRRAHPAEAPVVARYLGGELRQRRTGLGWRSLATMPEPAAVPSLDVLAVDAMFEQMSMLAGPGSSTARMALAADLFGAATEVEQRLLRGLVAGDLRQGALDALLLDAVAEAAGVPLAVVRRAAMLAGATEPVASAALGARSPDEAQAALEAFGLTVGRPVRPMLAASAPDVATAMAGFAGREVVVDAKLDGIRVQAHRDGDDVRVYTRSLDDVTARVPELVAVVRSLPVRTAVLDGEALALDAAGLPRPFQETSARSATRDVELAAATTLAPFFFDLLHVDGHDLMDAPLRARLAALDAVAGPHVVERVVTHDADAAQAAFAGWVAAGQEGVLIKDAEAPYEAGRRGGAWVKVKPRHTLDLVVLAVERGSGRREGLLSNIHLGARDPAGGFVMLGKTFKGMTDEMLAWQTRRFRELEVADDGWTVTLRPEQVVEIAFDGVQRSTRYPGGLALRFARVLRYRDDKTAAEADTVEMLQALAPTASR
- a CDS encoding CarD family transcriptional regulator, which gives rise to MQLFEGQTVIHPHHGPATITQMVDRIIKGTSRRYVQLQVHSTNLSVAVPLDSAEEVGLRPVYAESQAHELLRILQEPSGEQESNWSRRFKANQEKLRVGELSMTAEVVRDLTRRQEERGLSAGEKEMLNNARQPVLAELALSLSLSDDVVDKIVEAAVLGTESEDLAATLA
- a CDS encoding DUF2255 family protein gives rise to the protein MASWTQDELTRVGDAEELRLASRRPDGSLRPEVIMWVVRAGDGLYVRSAYGPDNPWYRRARASGTGRVRAGGVERDVRFEDAEPSGAPAIDRAYHAKYDRHGPAIVGTVTGPDKASLTIRLVPADAEAGSPRL
- the thiD gene encoding bifunctional hydroxymethylpyrimidine kinase/phosphomethylpyrimidine kinase is translated as MHDNDKSPTVADLAYVIAGSEATGGAGLQVDLKTFQELGVYGLGTVTCIVSFDPANGWGHRFFPVPAEVIAAQMEAATAAYELDVVKIGMLGTPATIEVVAEGLRRQPWRHVVLDPVLICKGQEPGAALDTDNALREQVLPLATVVTPNLFEARTLSGMDVIETVDQLIEAAHRIQDLGPRYVVAKGGVDLPGADAVDVLVDGDEVTVLSTPKIGQERVSGAGCTLAAAITAELAKGADVGDAVAHAKSFVTAGIEGRMSGRAPFESVWQGAARV
- a CDS encoding MDR family MFS transporter, coding for MVTTGLVAIDSTILATAVPTIVADLGGFSSFPWLFSVYLLTQAVSVPIYSKLADTVGRKPIILIGVGLFLLGSVLCGLAWSMPALIAFRAVQGLGAGAVQPMAITIVGDIYTLAERAKVQGYLASVWAVSAVVGPTLGGVFSEFLTWNWIFFVNVPLSVAAGWLLLRRFHETVPSRTHRIDWAGGVLLTASTTLIILALLEGGHAWAWDSPQGVGTLGAGLVLLVVFVLVERRAAEPVLAPWVFSRRLLATTALIAVGVGVVLMGVTTYVPTFLEALVGSSPLASGLALATLTIGWPISASQAGRLYLRWGFRSTVMIGSAITVLGAGALAATSTSPSVLAVALSCFVLGLGLGLVAAPSLIAAQSSVGWGERGVVTGANMFARSMGSAVGVAALGALVNARMRGVEATADPQAFGGAATAVFVAVAVAALAIAVVALAMPRVGRPAQGRPDARVEPAGS
- a CDS encoding class II fructose-bisphosphate aldolase, translating into MIASTAQLCEHGRAHGYAVAAVNILDDLSLRAAIDAAVARSSPLIVQVSVKTVRSIGVKLLTTMFRLAAGDVRVPVALHLDHCPDRGVISAVVAAGWSSVLFDASDRDLDQAELETTEVVLEAHRAGCDVESEIENIVGVEDDIGSDESAHAYSVRTLAEVAARTGVDLLAPQLGTAHGLYSSAPVLLPDRARQLAALTDLPIVLHGGTGLTDGDFRAFIDAGVSKINISTGLKMAYMRAAQAATAVAEETGRWDPPTMFRDIHQAVQAEVAGRLDAFGSAGQAEGAMATLAVR